Genomic segment of Streptomyces sp. NA02950:
TACCAGTAACCGGCGTCCAGACAGGCGGTTTCCACCCGTTCCCCGGTCAGCGCCGAGTAGTACGGCACGCGCGGAACCTCCGGCCGGACACCGCCCAGCGTCTCGATGAGATCGGCCTCGACGGCCGCCACCTGCGCCGAGTGCGAGGCGTAGTCGACCGCCACCCGGCGGGCCCTCACTCCCTCCGCTTCGGCCGCGGTCAGCAACTCCTCCAGCGCGGCCGGTTCCCCGGACACCACCACCGTCCGCGGTCCGTTGACGGCCGCGATCGACAGCCGGTCGGACCAGCGCGCGACCCGCCGGGCGGCCTCCTCCGCGGACGCCACCAGCGAGACCATCCCGCCGTGCCCGACCAGCGTCCGCAGGGCGCGGGAGCGCAGCGCCACCACCCAGGCGGCGTCCTGGAGCGACAGCGCACCGGCCACACAGGCGGCGGCGATCTCCCCCTGGGAGTGGCCCACCACCGCCGCGGGCACCACACCGTGCGCGCGCCACACCTCCGCCAGCGACACCATCACCGCCCACAGGGCGGGCTGCACCACATCCACCCGGTCAAGACCCGGGGCACCCGGTGCGCCGCGCACCACATCGAGCAGCGACCAGTCCGTATGGGGTGCCAGTGCCGCCGCGCACTCCGCCATCCGCGTGGCGAACGCCGGTTCGGCGTCGAGGAGTTCACGTCCCATACCGACCCACTGGGAGCCCTGGCCGGGAAAGACGAACACCGGCCGCGGATCCGGGCCCGCCACCCCGCGCACCACCGACGGCACCTGCTCGTCCCGCGCCAGCGCGGCCAGTCCGCCGAGCATCGCCTCACGGTCCTCGGCGACCACCACGGCCCGGTGGTCCAGGGCGGCCCGGCCGCCGATCAGCGCATGGCCCACCTCGGCCGCGTCCAGTCCGGGCCGGGCCAGCAGATGCTCGTGGAGCCGTGCGGCCTGCCCGCGCAGTGCGGCCCCTGAGTGGCCGGACAGCACCCACGGCACCGCCGGCAGCGGCTCGGCGGGCCGCACCGGTCCGGCCGGTGTGCCCTGCTCCACGATGACGTGGGCGTTGGTGCCGCTCACCCCGAACGACGACACACCCGCCCGGCGCGGGCGCGCGGTCTCCGGCCATGGCCGCCCCTCCGCCAGCAGCCGCACCGTCCCGGCCGACCAGTCCACCAGCGACGACGGCTCCCGCGCATGCAGGGTCGGCGGCAGCACACCGTGCCGCATCGCCATCACCATCTTGATGATCCCGCCGACCCCCGCCGCGGCCTGGGTGTGGCCCACATTGGACTTCAACGAGCCCAGCCACAGCGGCCGTTCGGCGTCACGCCCCCGCCCGTAGGTGGCCAGCAGGGCCTGGGCCTCGACCGGATCGCCCAGCCGGGTGCCGGTGCCGTGCGCCTCGACCGCGTCCACCTCGCCCTCGGCCAGCCTCGCGTCGGCGAGCGCCTGCCGGATGACCCGCTGTTGCGACGGGCCGTTCGGCGCGGTCAGACCGTTGGACGTACCGTCCTGGTTGACGGCGCTGCCCCGCACCACGGCCAGCACCGGATGCCCGCTGCGCCGTGCGTCGGACAGCCGCTCCACCAGCAGCATTCCGGCGCCCTCGCTCCAGCCGGTGCCATCGGCCCCGTCGGAGAACGCCTTGCACCGGCCGTCCGGCGCCAGTCCGCGCTGCCTGCTGAACTCGATGAACGGGGCCGGGCCCGCCATCACCGCCACCCCGCCCGCCAGCGCGAGCGAACACTCACCACGGCGCAGCGCCTGCGCCGCCAGATGCAGTGCCACCAGCGACGACGAACACGCCGTGTCGACCGTGACGGCCGGGCCCTCAAGACCGAAGGTGTAGGACACCCGGCCGGACGCCACACTTCCGGCGCTGCCCACCCCGAGATGGCCCTCGAACCCCTCGGGCATCCGGTGGTGCAGCCGGGACGCGTAGTCGTGGTACATCACCCCGACGAACACACCGGTCCGGCTGCCGCGCATCCCGGTCGGGTCGATCCCCGCCCTCTCGAACGCCTCCCAGGTGGTCTCCAGCAGCAGCCGCTGCTGCGGATCGATCGCCAGCGCCTCACGCGGGGTGATGCCGAAGAAGTGCGGGTCGAAGTCGGCCGCGTCGTACAGGAAACCGCCCTCCCGCACCGTCGAGGTGCCGGGCCGGTCGGGATCGGGGTCGTACAGGTTCGCCACATCCCAGCCGCGGTCCTCCGGGAACCCGCCGACGGCGTCGACCCCGTCGGCCACCAGCCGCCACAACTCCTCCGGGGACCCGGCGCCACCCGGATAGCGGCAGCTCATCCCGATGATGGCGATCGGCTCGTCGACCGCAACCGCCGCGGTGGCCACGGGGGCCACCGGGGCGCCCACGATCTCCTCGTCCAGATGGCGGGCGAGCGCGCCCGGTGTGGGGTGGTCGAAGACGAGGGTGGGCGGCAGCCGCAGCCCGGTGGCCGCGCTGAGCTGGTTGCGCAGCTCCAGCGCGCTGAGCGAGTCGAAACCGACCTCCCGGAAGGTGCGTTCGGCCGCCACCGCACCGGCCGGGCCATGGCCCGCCACAGCCGCCGCCCGCCCGGTGACCAGCTCCAGCAGCGTACGGGCGCGTTCCCCGGGAGACAGCGCGGCCAGCCTCCGCACGAACCCGGAACCGCCGTCGTCCACCGCCCCGCCCTGGTCCACCGTCCGGCGGGGCGCCGTCCGCACCAGACCCCGCAGAAGCGATGGCACCGGCCGCACCCGGGCCTCCCGGTGCGCGGCCGGCAGATCCAGCCGGGCGGGTACCAGCACGGCCCGATCCACCCGGTGCGCCGCGTCGAACAGGGCGAGCCCCCGCTCGGGCGTCAGCGGGGCGAGCCCGGCCCGGCTCATCCGCCGCCGGTCGCCCTCGTCCAGTCCGCCGGTCATCCCACCGTCCTGCGCCCACAGCCCCCACGCGAGCGACACCGCCGGAAGCCCCAGGGCGCGCCGGTGCCAGGCCAGCGCGTCCAGGAACGCGTTGGCCGCCGCGTAGTTGGCCTGCCCGGGTGAGCCGAGCGTGCCGGACAGCGACGAGAACAGCACGAAGGCCGAGAGACCGAGGTCACGGGTCAGCTCGTGCAGATGCCAGGCGGCGTCCGCCTTCGGGCGCAGCACCGCGTCCACCCGCTCCGGTGTCAGCGACGCGAGGACACCGTCGTCCAGCACACCCGCGGTGTGCACCACGGCGGACACCGGATGGCGCGCCAACAGGACGGCGACCGCGTCCCGTTCGGACACATCGCACGCCACCACGGCCACGTCGGCCCCCAGCTCCCGCAGCTCCGTACGCAGCTCCGCCGCACCCGGGGCGGTCTCCCCACGGCGGCTCACCAGCAGCAGCCGACGCGCCCCGTGTTCCTCCGCCAGATGCCGGGCCACCAGGCCGCCCAGCCCACCCGTACCACCCGTCACCAGCACCCAGTCCGAGCCGAGATCGAGGCCGGAGCCGACTGCCGGGGTGTCCGCCGGTCCCTCCGGCGCGGGCACCCGGGCGAGCCGCGGGGCACACACCGCACCGGACCGCACCGCCAGCTGCGGTTCGTCCGAAGCGAGCGCGGACGGCAGAACGGCGCGCGAGGAGCCCTCTCCGTCCTCGTCGACCAGCACAAGGCGTCCGGGATTCTCCGACTGCGCCGACCGGACCAGCCCCCACACCGCCGAGCCCGCCGGATCGGAAACGTCCTCCGCCGGGGACACCGCCACCGCGCCCCGTGTCACCAGTGCCAGCCGCGCACCGGCGAACCGCTCGTCCGCCAGCCACCACCGGACCGTGTCCAGCGCCCAACGCGCCGATGCACGCACCGCGTCGGCGCCTTCGACGGAAGCCGGTGCGGAGCGGCGCAGGACCACCGCCTCCGGCAGCGCTCCGCCGTCCGCCACCACGGCGTCCACCGCCGCCCGGTCGCCGAACTCCCCGACCGACGCGGCACCTTCGGCGGACACCGTCACCGGCGCCCACTCCACCTGGAACAACGACTCCCACACACCGTCCGATGCGGTCAGCTGTCCGGCCGACACCGGCCGCAGCACCAGGGACGCCACCGATGCGACCGGGGCACCGGTGGCATCGGCCAGTTCCAGGGACACTCCGTCCGGACCCGCCGGGGTGATCCGCAGCCGTGCCGTCCGCGCACCCGACGCGTACAGCCGAACCCCCGACCAGGCGAAGGGCAGCCGCGCGCCGTCCACCGCTCGCTCCGCACCCAGGCCGATCGCATGCAGCGCCGCATCGAGGAGCGCCGGATGCAGCCCGAACGCGCCCGCCTCGGTGCCGTCTTCCAACGCCACCTCGGCGAACACCTCGTCACCGCGCCGCCATACGGCCCGCAGCCCCTGGAAGACCGGGCCGTAGTCGAACCCGTCCTCCTTGCGGCGCTCGTAGAAGCCCTCCAGATCGACGGCCCGGGCATCGACCGGCGGCCACATCTCCATCGCGGACGGCCGGTGTGTGGTGTCCCCGCCCAGCACACCACTGGCATGGCGGGTCCACGGAGCGTCGGAGTCCCCCTCCTCGGCCCGTGCGTACACGGACAGCCTCCGGCGACCCTCCTCCTCCGGTGCGCCCACCGCGAGTTGCAGTCGCACGGCGCCCCGCTGGGGCAGCACCAACGGGGACTCCAGCGTCAGCTCCTCCACCACGGCGCAGCCGACCCCGTCGCCCGCGCGCACGGCCAGCTCCACAAAGGCCGTACCCGGCAGCAGGACCGTGCCGAACACGGCGTGGCCGGCCAGCCAGGGGTGGGTGGCGAGCGAAAGGCGCGCGGTGAACAGGAACCCCTCGGTGTCCGCGGTCGCCACCGCCGCGCCCAGCAGGGGGTGATCCGCCGAGCCGAGTCCGGCGGCGGCCACGTCCCCGGCCGCCATCGGGGCGTCCAGCCAGTAACGGCGGCGCTGGAAGGCGTAGGTCGGCAGATCCACCCGGCGCGCCCCGGTCCCGGTGTAGTACGCGGCCCAGTCGACCGGCACGCCGCGGACGTGCAGCTGCCCCAGCGCCGTCGCCAGGGCCGACGGCTCGGGCCGCTCATCGCGCAGGGTGGGGACGAACACCGCCTCGGACGCCACCTCCTGGCCCAGGGCGGAGAGCGCCGCACCCGGCCCGACCTCCAGGAACGTCCGTACTCCCTGTTCGGCCATCGTGGCCACCGCGTCCCCGAACCGCACCGGCTGCCGTGCGTGCCGCACCCAGTGGCCGGGGTCCGCCCACTGCTCCGGGGCGGTGATCCGCCCGGTGAGCGTGGAAACCCCCGCGATCTGCGGCGGGGAGACCGCGATTCCGGCCACCGCCTGCCGGAACTCCTCCAGCATCGGCTCCATCAGCGGTGAGTGGAAGGCATGGCTGACCCGCAGCCGGGACACCTCCCGGCCCCGGCTCCGCCACGTGTCGGCCAGCGCGACCACCGCGGCCTCCGAGCCCGAGAGGACCACGGACCGCGGCCCGTTGACCGCCGCGACACCGACCCCGTCGGGCAGTTCGGAAGCCACCTCGGCCTCGGACGCCCGTACCGCCACCATCGCCCCGCCCGCGGGCAGCGCCTGCATCAGCCTGCCCCGCGCGGACACCACCGCCGACGCGTCCGCCAGCGACAGCACACCCGCCACATGCGCGGCGGCCAGCTCGCCGACCGAATGCCCGGTTACGACGTCCGGCCGCACCCCCCACGACTCCAGCAGCCGGAACAGCGCCACCTCGACGGAGAACAGCGCGGGCTGGGCGAACCCGGTCCGGTGCAGCGCCTCCTCGTCGTCGCCGAACAGCACCTCGCGTACGGATCCGTCCAGCAGCTCCAGTACGGCGTCCAGCGCCGTGGCGAAGGCGGGGTACCGGGCGTACAGCTCGCGTCCCATGCCCAGCCGCTGCGCGCCCTGGCCCGAGAACACCATGCCCAGCCCGCCGGGGACCACCGCCCCGGACAGCACGCGGGGGGAGGGAACGCCCTCGGCGAGCGCCGACAGCCCCTCCGTGAATCCTTCGATGTCGTCCGCCACCACTACCGCGCGGTGCTCGAAGGCCGAACGGGTCGTCACCAGCGAGTAGCCGATGTCCAGTGGCGTCATGTCACCGTGGGAGGTCACATGGGTGCGGAGTTGGTGTGCCTGGGCGGTGAGTGCGGTGGGTGTTTTGGCGGTGAGGACGCAGGGGGTGGTGGTGGGTGCGGGGGTTTCGGTGGTTTCGGGGGTTTCGGTGGTGGGTGGGGGTGGGGCTTGTTCGATGATGGTGTGGGCGTTGGTGCCGCTGACGCCGAAGGAGGAGATGGCGGCGCGGTGGGGTTGGTGGGGGTGGGGCCAGGGTTGGGGTTGGGTGAGGAGTTGGATGGTTTGGCTGGTCCAGTTGGTGTGGGGTGTGGGGTGGTTGATGTGGAGTGTTCGGGGGAGGGTGTGGTGGTTGATGGCGAGGATGGTTTTGATGAGGGCGGCGATGCCTGCGGCGGCTTGGGTGTGGCCGATGTTGGTTTTGAGGGAGCCGAGGTGGAGGGGTTGGTGTGGGGTGTGGTGGGGTCCGTAGGTGGTGTGGAGTGCTTGGGCTTCGATGGGGTCGCCGAGGGTGGTGCCGGTGCCGTGTGCTTCGACGTAGTGGATGTCGGCGGGGGTGAGTCCGGCGTTGGTGAGTGCTTGGGTGATGACGGTTTGTTGGGCGGGGCCGTGGGGTGCGGTGAGTCCGTTGGAGGCGCCGTCCTGGTTGATGGCGCTGCCGCGGATGACGGCGAGTACGGGGTGGCCCAGCCGCTGCGCGTCGGACAGCCGCT
This window contains:
- a CDS encoding type I polyketide synthase; protein product: MENEEKLRTYLKRASTDLRTVRRRLRDAEEREREPIAVVGMGCRLPGGVMSPEDLWRLLIDGVDAVSEFPTDRGWDLEALYDPDPDRPGTSYTRHGGFLRDAADFDAEFFGITPREALAMDPQQRLLLETSWEALERAGIDPARIRGREAGVFVGVMYNDYAARFARVPEHVEGYLANGSAGSVASGRIAYTLGLTGPALTVDTACSSSLVALHLACHSLRRGECSLALAGGATFMATPRTFIETSRQRALAPDGRCKAFAEAADGTGWGEGVGMVVVERLSDAQRLGHPVLAVIRGSAINQDGASNGLTAPHGPAQQTVITQALTNAGLTPADIHYVEAHGTGTTLGDPIEAQALHTTYGPHHTPHQPLHLGSLKTNIGHTQAAAGIAALIKTILAINHHTLPRTLHINHPTPHTNWTSQTIQLLTQPQPWPHPHQPHRAAISSFGVSGTNAHTIIEQAPPPPTTETPETTETPAPTTTPCVLTAKTPTALTAQAHQLRTHVTSHGDMTPLDIGYSLVTTRSAFEHRAVVVADDIEGFTEGLSALAEGVPSPRVLSGAVVPGGLGMVFSGQGAQRLGMGRELYARYPAFATALDAVLELLDGSVREVLFGDDEEALHRTGFAQPALFSVEVALFRLLESWGVRPDVVTGHSVGELAAAHVAGVLSLADASAVVSARGRLMQALPAGGAMVAVRASEAEVASELPDGVGVAAVNGPRSVVLSGSEAAVVALADTWRSRGREVSRLRVSHAFHSPLMEPMLEEFRQAVAGIAVSPPQIAGVSTLTGRITAPEQWADPGHWVRHARQPVRFGDAVATMAEQGVRTFLEVGPGAALSALGQEVASEAVFVPTLRDERPEPSALATALGQLHVRGVPVDWAAYYTGTGARRVDLPTYAFQRRRYWLDAPMAAGDVAAAGLGSADHPLLGAAVATADTEGFLFTARLSLATHPWLAGHAVFGTVLLPGTAFVELAVRAGDGVGCAVVEELTLESPLVLPQRGAVRLQLAVGAPEEEGRRRLSVYARAEEGDSDAPWTRHASGVLGGDTTHRPSAMEMWPPVDARAVDLEGFYERRKEDGFDYGPVFQGLRAVWRRGDEVFAEVALEDGTEAGAFGLHPALLDAALHAIGLGAERAVDGARLPFAWSGVRLYASGARTARLRITPAGPDGVSLELADATGAPVASVASLVLRPVSAGQLTASDGVWESLFQVEWAPVTVSAEGAASVGEFGDRAAVDAVVADGGALPEAVVLRRSAPASVEGADAVRASARWALDTVRWWLADERFAGARLALVTRGAVAVSPAEDVSDPAGSAVWGLVRSAQSENPGRLVLVDEDGEGSSRAVLPSALASDEPQLAVRSGAVCAPRLARVPAPEGPADTPAVGSGLDLGSDWVLVTGGTGGLGGLVARHLAEEHGARRLLLVSRRGETAPGAAELRTELRELGADVAVVACDVSERDAVAVLLARHPVSAVVHTAGVLDDGVLASLTPERVDAVLRPKADAAWHLHELTRDLGLSAFVLFSSLSGTLGSPGQANYAAANAFLDALAWHRRALGLPAVSLAWGLWAQDGGMTGGLDEGDRRRMSRAGLAPLTPERGLALFDAAHRVDRAVLVPARLDLPAAHREARVRPVPSLLRGLVRTAPRRTVDQGGAVDDGGSGFVRRLAALSPGERARTLLELVTGRAAAVAGHGPAGAVAAERTFREVGFDSLSALELRNQLSAATGLRLPPTLVFDHPTPGALARHLDEEIVGAPVAPVATAAVAVDEPIAIIGMSCRYPGGAGSPEELWRLVADGVDAVGGFPEDRGWDVANLYDPDPDRPGTSTVREGGFLYDAADFDPHFFGITPREALAIDPQQRLLLETTWEAFERAGIDPTGMRGSRTGVFVGVMYHDYASRLHHRMPEGFEGHLGVGSAGSVASGRVSYTFGLEGPAVTVDTACSSSLVALHLAAQALRRGECSLALAGGVAVMAGPAPFIEFSRQRGLAPDGRCKAFSDGADGTGWSEGAGMLLVERLSDARRSGHPVLAVVRGSAVNQDGTSNGLTAPNGPSQQRVIRQALADARLAEGEVDAVEAHGTGTRLGDPVEAQALLATYGRGRDAERPLWLGSLKSNVGHTQAAAGVGGIIKMVMAMRHGVLPPTLHAREPSSLVDWSAGTVRLLAEGRPWPETARPRRAGVSSFGVSGTNAHVIVEQGTPAGPVRPAEPLPAVPWVLSGHSGAALRGQAARLHEHLLARPGLDAAEVGHALIGGRAALDHRAVVVAEDREAMLGGLAALARDEQVPSVVRGVAGPDPRPVFVFPGQGSQWVGMGRELLDAEPAFATRMAECAAALAPHTDWSLLDVVRGAPGAPGLDRVDVVQPALWAVMVSLAEVWRAHGVVPAAVVGHSQGEIAAACVAGALSLQDAAWVVALRSRALRTLVGHGGMVSLVASAEEAARRVARWSDRLSIAAVNGPRTVVVSGEPAALEELLTAAEAEGVRARRVAVDYASHSAQVAAVEADLIETLGGVRPEVPRVPYYSALTGERVETACLDAGYWYRSLRHTVDFERATRALAEAGHRVFIEVSPHPTLALPIQDTVRDTGGAALGTLRRDDGGRARFRLSLAEAYVRGVPVVWAEPPSGDRPGVELPTYAFQRQRYWLEAPRVPVGEAAVTELGLTAAAHPLLGATVELADGRGLVCTARLSLATHPWLADHTVGDTVLLPGTALVELALEAGESTGCDTLEELTLTAPLALPEHGGVRLRLTLAGDDGSGRRAVTVDSLPEGPGGSSVLDGTEEWTRHAVGVLAAGGGTAPDSAPVWPPAGAEPLDVAGVYDTMAAAGLGYGPAFQGLRAVWRHGDEVLAEVELAEEQRAGADAYGVHPALLDACLHAIELGGLLEDAGRARLPFSWRGVRRHAVGAAVVRVRLASVGPEAVALSLTDPAGGPVASVESLVLRPVDVGRLGTGRGAHADALFRLDWVARRPMSTPAAAPRWVVAGPDHLGLGSACAAGGPGVAHRPDLASAIGAGDAAPDAVLMSYGGAPGTDPAAAAGDATLEVLRRAQEWLSDERFGGVPLVVVTRRAVATGPEEDVCDLARAAVWGLIRSAQTENPGRFVLLDIDGSAASSAALPTALADALAGGQPQLALREGEVRVPRLARADTARHPDPGTALHPGPGTARFAPGGTVLVTGATGTLGRLVARHLVTEHGVDRLLLVSRGGPVAPGAGALRAELTGLGAEVTLAACDVSDRSAVAALLADIPAAHPLTGVVHTAGALDDGVIGALDAERMRRVLRPKADAAWLLHELTLDTELSAFVLFSSAAGTLGGPGQGNYAAANAFLDGLAQHRRSAGLPAVSLAWGLWADTSGMTGGMSAADVSRLSRSGVAALSAADGLALFDLGLDAPTAVVVPMRLNAAALRAAPDTVPVMLRGLVRTPVRQAAQAAATAAGGDTAGRLAGLPEAERERVLTKVVRDHAAAVLGYASPDELDMSDAQGQWSFDSLTALELRNRLAEATGLSLAATIAFDHPSGEALCAHLCAELALGDEAAAIAPEDTLRGLYLQACRLGRWVESVELLRAAAVLRPTFTAAAEVATPPPPVRLATGGAPELLCFPPLVAPSGPHFYTRFATVFGGRRKVTVLPYPGFRTGEPLPAGVEQAVDFQAETVRAHTGGAPFALAGYSSGGLMANAVAARLEQWGVPVGAVVLLDTYPVTDRFDDQLWPEIVARVNAASPEELELLTGAQLTAEGCYLRAFENWCPVPVSAPTLLVRAAYPPGGATAATPAEAAEGAWRATWPLPHVPLDVSGDHFTIMEDHSEATGRAVQDWLVAHGDTLR